From Candidatus Thermoplasmatota archaeon, a single genomic window includes:
- a CDS encoding HypC/HybG/HupF family hydrogenase formation chaperone — MCLAIPGKIIEIDPSKEYATIDYGAGIKRTANISLVSVKKGDYVLVHAGFAIQVMTKKDALKTLSMFKELDTVSQ; from the coding sequence ATGTGCCTTGCAATCCCAGGTAAAATCATAGAAATTGATCCGTCAAAAGAATACGCAACCATTGATTATGGTGCTGGTATTAAACGAACCGCAAACATCAGCCTTGTTTCAGTAAAAAAAGGTGATTATGTTCTTGTTCATGCTGGTTTTGCAATCCAGGTAATGACAAAGAAAGATGCTCTCAAAACGCTTTCTATGTTCAAGGAACTTGACACTGTTTCTCAGTAG
- a CDS encoding metal ABC transporter permease: protein MIINAKVILLLANTVFLGILSLFEYQFFQYALLGGIISAIATGLVGLFLILRREAMIGDGIAHTAFGGIALGLLLGINPLITALFISVVAVFSISYMRKKGLAKSDAAIAVMLAVGFSTGLIIISIAGGFNIEIFSYLFGSILTITQVDLMIVSVLGIVSIIFFSFFKKELLLITFDEDNAKITGIPVRFFSICFNLLVAFTIVLSIKVIGVILVVALMVLPALAALQLKRSFTGTMVATLLCSSISVVGGILLSALYNVATSGFIVFIATSIFIGAAACNRLLLS, encoded by the coding sequence ATGATCATCAATGCAAAGGTGATTTTACTGCTCGCTAATACCGTATTTCTTGGCATTTTATCACTGTTCGAATATCAGTTTTTTCAATATGCACTACTCGGTGGCATCATTTCGGCAATTGCAACCGGATTGGTTGGGCTTTTTCTAATTTTACGACGTGAAGCAATGATCGGTGATGGTATTGCACATACTGCATTTGGAGGTATTGCGCTTGGCCTACTTTTAGGTATCAACCCGCTCATTACCGCTCTTTTCATTTCAGTTGTTGCAGTTTTTAGTATTTCATATATGCGTAAAAAAGGTTTAGCGAAATCTGATGCTGCTATCGCAGTCATGCTCGCGGTTGGTTTTTCTACAGGTTTGATCATCATCAGTATTGCAGGCGGTTTTAACATAGAGATTTTTAGTTATCTTTTTGGTTCGATTCTTACGATCACACAGGTCGACCTGATGATTGTCTCAGTGCTTGGGATTGTTTCGATTATCTTTTTTAGTTTTTTCAAAAAAGAACTGTTGTTAATTACGTTCGATGAGGATAACGCAAAAATCACGGGAATACCTGTCCGGTTTTTTTCAATCTGTTTCAATCTTCTTGTTGCGTTCACCATTGTCTTGTCAATTAAGGTCATCGGAGTGATCCTTGTTGTTGCTCTTATGGTACTTCCGGCACTTGCAGCTCTGCAACTCAAACGTTCATTTACCGGAACGATGGTTGCTACACTTCTTTGTTCAAGTATCAGCGTTGTGGGCGGCATTCTTCTTTCTGCACTGTATAATGTCGCAACAAGCGGGTTCATTGTTTTTATTGCAACAAGCATCTTTATTGGAGCAGCGGCGTGCAATCGATTATTGCTCTCCTGA
- a CDS encoding metal ABC transporter ATP-binding protein, with protein MVKNPVIEVNHVDIIRSKDIVIQDAVFTIEQGDYVGIVGPNGGGKTTLLLAILGFIPIKRGSIKLFSKELNVFSEWQRIAYVSQGAINFDDHFPLTVRELVSLGRITRKTLGRPFTKEDKTEVSEALNLMGIGNLAERRIGTLSGGQKQRMFIAKALVRKPEILILDEPIAGVDATALETFYKQLSDLNKKQNLTILIVSHDLSTVFCRMTKLLCVNKNVYTSTISKHTDPNIVLKKVYGEHFHFVFHDHQCKGDFTAR; from the coding sequence ATGGTAAAAAACCCGGTTATTGAAGTAAATCATGTTGACATTATTCGATCTAAAGATATTGTCATTCAGGACGCGGTTTTTACGATTGAACAAGGAGACTATGTTGGCATCGTTGGACCAAATGGCGGTGGAAAAACAACATTGCTCCTTGCGATTCTTGGTTTTATTCCGATAAAACGAGGTTCAATCAAGTTGTTTTCAAAGGAGTTAAATGTGTTTTCTGAATGGCAGCGGATCGCATATGTTTCGCAAGGTGCAATTAATTTTGATGACCATTTTCCCTTAACTGTTCGAGAACTCGTCAGCCTTGGGAGAATAACCAGAAAAACTCTCGGGCGGCCATTCACCAAAGAAGATAAAACTGAAGTATCTGAAGCTCTGAATCTCATGGGGATTGGCAATCTTGCTGAACGAAGAATAGGAACACTGTCAGGTGGACAAAAACAACGCATGTTCATCGCTAAAGCATTGGTTCGAAAACCTGAGATTCTCATTCTTGATGAACCAATTGCTGGTGTCGATGCAACAGCACTTGAAACTTTTTACAAACAACTCAGCGACTTAAACAAAAAACAAAATCTTACAATACTGATTGTTTCTCATGATTTATCAACTGTTTTCTGCCGAATGACTAAGTTGTTATGCGTCAATAAAAACGTGTACACCAGCACTATTTCAAAACATACTGATCCGAACATAGTACTTAAGAAAGTGTATGGTGAACATTTCCATTTTGTGTTCCATGATCATCAATGCAAAGGTGATTTTACTGCTCGCTAA
- a CDS encoding zinc ABC transporter substrate-binding protein, which produces MQKLIVLIIGILCSGVLLSGCTQQHDNQNNIQIVASFYPLAFFAQQIGGEYVTVTQLIPDNTELHTWEPTVTHITRATTADILIYNGAQLDPWFETDILPNINQSGKLIVETTKGIPLLETEHDEHDADHEHNDTHHHHGGYDPHTWISPFIAMQQAEKIYAAIIQKDAAHAEYYTQRWNQVRQQFMTLDTAFQQELSTKQKDVIFVSHAAYGYLADRYGFQQHGVIGLSADEQPSAQTIATLLDTMIEHQIYVVYVDPVYSHRYAQTLKDSLESKTSQNVQVLTLYLMSGEVDGLNYFEQQEKNLENLKIGLQASQH; this is translated from the coding sequence ATGCAAAAACTGATTGTACTCATCATTGGAATACTCTGTAGTGGAGTACTCCTGAGCGGATGTACACAACAACACGATAACCAAAACAACATTCAGATTGTCGCTTCTTTTTATCCGTTAGCATTTTTTGCACAACAAATTGGAGGAGAGTATGTTACGGTCACCCAATTGATTCCAGATAACACTGAGCTGCATACCTGGGAACCAACTGTTACCCATATTACCAGAGCAACTACTGCAGATATACTTATCTATAACGGCGCGCAGCTTGACCCCTGGTTTGAAACTGATATCCTCCCGAATATTAATCAAAGTGGGAAACTTATTGTTGAAACTACAAAAGGGATACCACTTCTGGAAACAGAGCATGATGAACATGATGCTGACCATGAACACAATGACACGCATCACCATCACGGCGGCTATGATCCGCATACCTGGATTAGTCCGTTCATCGCGATGCAACAGGCAGAAAAAATATATGCCGCGATTATCCAAAAAGATGCAGCTCATGCAGAGTACTATACGCAACGATGGAATCAAGTACGACAACAGTTTATGACTCTTGATACAGCTTTTCAACAAGAATTATCGACAAAACAAAAAGATGTTATTTTTGTCAGCCATGCGGCGTATGGTTATCTAGCAGATAGGTATGGTTTTCAGCAACATGGCGTCATTGGTCTTTCAGCTGACGAACAACCAAGTGCACAAACGATAGCAACATTACTTGATACAATGATCGAACATCAAATCTATGTTGTCTATGTTGATCCTGTTTATTCTCATAGATACGCACAAACATTAAAAGATTCACTAGAATCAAAAACAAGTCAAAACGTTCAGGTACTGACGTTGTACCTTATGTCTGGGGAAGTTGATGGTTTAAATTATTTTGAACAACAGGAAAAAAATCTTGAAAACCTAAAAATCGGACTGCAAGCATCCCAACATTAA
- a CDS encoding transcriptional repressor, giving the protein MKKSRKTKQKERILSEIAKSVSFFTADQLFETVKKQDPNIGIATVYRLLKDLRNKKELHSYICNRKMIYSKEKNNHCHFICQQCKKITHFTIDKIDFLENKISGDICHFQIDVYGICKECSTKH; this is encoded by the coding sequence ATGAAAAAATCAAGAAAAACCAAACAAAAAGAACGTATCCTCTCCGAGATAGCAAAATCTGTTTCATTTTTTACTGCAGACCAACTATTTGAAACGGTAAAAAAACAAGATCCAAACATCGGCATTGCAACAGTCTACCGACTCCTGAAAGATTTACGAAATAAAAAAGAACTTCATTCCTACATCTGTAACCGAAAGATGATTTATTCAAAAGAAAAAAACAACCATTGTCACTTTATCTGCCAACAATGCAAAAAGATAACACATTTTACTATTGACAAAATCGATTTTCTTGAAAATAAAATCAGCGGAGATATCTGTCATTTCCAAATCGACGTCTATGGCATCTGCAAAGAGTGTTCGACAAAACATTGA
- the purQ gene encoding phosphoribosylformylglycinamidine synthase subunit PurQ: protein MKISDIRVGVLRIEGTNCEQESYDAFKRLGVQPEFVHLKQLLNIDCTADEKREIFDYQCLMFPGGFSAGDYIRGGAIFAARIKSKLEKQLVTFVKEEYPILGICNGFQILIELGLLPGLTTIMTPVPDACLYINDSNRFECRPTLLKHENHGSCVFTRKIRNGEIRLIPSAHAEGKLMFPLDKQQEYLKKLETNDQIVFRYVDPEGNYAGYPWNPNGSVLNIAGICNVQGNVFGMMPHPERSFYRHQQHEWTRNGIGDNIGDGQSIFESVVDYVAKRF, encoded by the coding sequence GTGAAAATATCAGATATACGTGTTGGGGTTTTACGCATTGAAGGAACAAACTGCGAACAAGAATCATACGATGCATTCAAACGACTTGGCGTGCAACCAGAATTTGTTCATCTCAAACAACTCCTCAACATTGATTGTACTGCTGATGAAAAACGGGAGATTTTTGATTACCAATGCCTTATGTTTCCTGGTGGTTTTTCTGCAGGTGATTACATCCGCGGTGGGGCAATTTTTGCTGCTCGAATCAAAAGTAAGCTTGAGAAACAACTTGTAACATTTGTTAAAGAAGAATATCCAATCCTTGGGATTTGCAATGGTTTCCAAATCCTCATCGAACTAGGACTGCTCCCTGGTCTTACGACGATTATGACTCCAGTACCTGATGCGTGTCTGTACATTAATGATTCTAATCGTTTCGAATGTCGACCAACGTTATTAAAACATGAAAATCATGGTTCGTGTGTTTTCACAAGAAAAATCAGAAACGGCGAGATTCGTTTAATCCCAAGTGCTCATGCCGAGGGAAAACTGATGTTCCCCTTAGATAAACAACAAGAGTATCTGAAAAAACTCGAAACAAATGACCAAATCGTATTCAGGTACGTTGATCCTGAAGGTAACTATGCTGGATATCCGTGGAATCCGAATGGGTCGGTACTGAATATTGCAGGCATCTGTAATGTTCAAGGAAATGTGTTTGGAATGATGCCGCATCCGGAGCGCAGTTTCTATCGACATCAACAACATGAATGGACGCGAAACGGCATCGGTGACAATATTGGTGATGGACAATCAATTTTTGAGTCTGTCGTTGACTACGTTGCAAAAAGGTTTTAA
- a CDS encoding NUDIX domain-containing protein — MPSVVSVILKNNDEILLLKRSNQVRTYRGKWGVVAGYVEPSEAPRKTAVKEIREEVGLQSNEIILQEQLEPVVLTDTSEGEKYEWVIHPFVFIVKNRDKIRIDWEHVEFRWIKPKDIDTYETTPGLKEIVKKAVK; from the coding sequence ATGCCGTCTGTGGTTTCAGTTATTCTGAAAAATAACGATGAGATTCTGCTCCTAAAACGGAGTAATCAGGTACGTACCTACCGCGGTAAATGGGGTGTGGTTGCTGGATACGTTGAACCATCTGAGGCTCCACGAAAGACTGCAGTCAAGGAAATCAGAGAAGAAGTAGGATTACAAAGCAATGAGATTATACTGCAAGAGCAACTTGAACCGGTGGTCCTAACTGACACCTCTGAAGGGGAAAAATATGAGTGGGTGATTCATCCGTTTGTTTTTATCGTAAAAAATAGAGACAAAATCAGAATCGATTGGGAACATGTTGAGTTTCGCTGGATTAAACCAAAGGATATTGATACCTATGAAACCACACCAGGATTAAAAGAAATTGTGAAAAAAGCTGTAAAATAA
- a CDS encoding thymidylate kinase: protein MRLIIVDGLDGVGKDTHAALIKKRYEARGEQVIIRSHPESDNFFGRSAKKALLGSGKINRLKASVFYAFDVLRSLRLYYSKPQCDTLILVRYLMGTAYLPRRLAGVAYHVFERFVPTSEYMFFLDARPEQLVDRVKKRRETEMFETYDAFLKVREKALELAKGWHIVCTDGTVDETFSKISSILDDLDRKK, encoded by the coding sequence ATGCGATTGATTATTGTTGATGGTTTAGATGGCGTAGGCAAGGATACGCATGCCGCCCTTATCAAGAAGCGGTATGAGGCTCGAGGAGAACAGGTAATTATTCGATCTCATCCTGAGTCTGATAATTTTTTCGGCAGATCTGCAAAGAAGGCGTTGCTCGGTTCTGGGAAGATAAACCGGTTGAAAGCATCGGTTTTTTATGCATTCGATGTACTTCGGTCGCTTCGGTTGTATTATTCTAAGCCGCAGTGTGATACCTTGATCCTGGTGCGGTATCTGATGGGTACTGCGTATTTACCACGGCGGCTTGCAGGCGTAGCGTATCACGTGTTTGAACGGTTTGTTCCAACATCGGAATATATGTTTTTTTTAGATGCGAGACCTGAGCAGTTAGTTGATCGGGTTAAAAAACGTCGTGAGACCGAGATGTTTGAAACTTATGATGCGTTTTTGAAAGTTCGAGAAAAGGCACTTGAACTAGCAAAAGGGTGGCATATCGTATGTACTGATGGAACGGTAGATGAAACATTTTCTAAGATTTCTAGTATTTTAGACGATCTTGACCGTAAAAAGTGA